A region of the Gymnogyps californianus isolate 813 chromosome 20, ASM1813914v2, whole genome shotgun sequence genome:
AAACACAAGCGTGCTCAGTGCTGtacaaaataaacaactttGTCTCCTGAACAGAGTGCTGACTGTGGGGAAGTGGGTTTGTTCTCCCTTACTTTGCACTCTACCCTCACGCTGGCCCAAATTAAGTCCATTTATTTCTGGCAGAGGCCAAGGCTGTCTCACAAAACTGGGTATCTGTGCCTCCCTCGCCCAAACCCCTTGTGACTGCAGCCCCGAGCTTGGTCGCAGCGTGATGTGGGGTGTGCGGCAGGCGTGCGGTGTGCGTATGTGCATTTCCCTCTGTTGGCGTTTGCAGGAATTGCCGTGGGTTGGGGACTGGAATCTGCATCTGCGGCTTCAGGTGCGCGGGGGGCGAGTCAAAGGGTGCCAGGCAGGGTTGCTGGTCTTAGTTTCTTCTTCTTGTCTCTTCCCTCAGGTCAACGTGATGGCTGTGAGCATCTGTACCCGAGAGGCCTACCAGTCcatgaaagagagaaacatcGATGATGGGCATATTATTAACATTAACAGGTACGCAGCGGCGGAATGTGGGATCGGCCACGtgggcttcctcctccctgcttcgCAGGGGGGATTTAAGCAGCGGAGCTTTGACCTTGGAGTGGGCTGACAGTGCCCGAGAAGGGGTTTTCTGAGGATTGCAATGGTTTATTTTCAAACCActttttttcacctctgctGGTCTAAATGCAAGAAAGACTGGACCAGGGAGAAAAGGATAATGCCAACCACTTGCAATGGTGTAAGGCTGCAGACTGAAACTTCTTGACCAGCTCCAGAAAATAGCTGTGTCGAGAGGACCCTCTGGTGGTGTGCGTTTCCTGCAGGAGCGGGGAATTCCTCACGTGTAGCCACCATGTCAGTGTCTCTTTCTGCGTTCGTTACGGTGGTTTGAATATCCTGTTGGCTCCTTCCCGGGACTCTGCTTGCCTCCCCACCTCTCAGCactctcctttctgctctctcctcaGCATGAACGGCCACAGCGTTGTGCCACAGTCGGTGGTGCATTTCTACAGTGCCACCAAGTATGCAGTTACAGCCCTCACGGAGGGGCTGAGGCAAGAACTCAGAGAAGCAAAGACTCATATACGAGCTACAGTGAGTACTGTGggctctcttcctctctcctgcttttgtGGGTGGTAGAGAGCTGGCAGGCTTTATGGGGCAGAGGTTTTCCCTTTGGAAAACAGgcaaggaaatgcaaaaatagtGCTCAGCACACTGGGAACGTTCAAGTCCTGTGGCCAGCTGTCCCTGGCCACCTCTGTTTCCCACGCAGAGAGACACTGGGGCGCAGAAGGCACGGCAGCAATGAGCTGTGTCAGGGAATGAACTTTTTGGGCGCACAAAGCGGGTAGTTGCTTGTTGGGGTGCGAGGGGGGCTCATGACAGCAGAGGGAGGCACTCAGCTGGGCTGTTTGCTCTCATTCAGAGCTTGCATCTCAGGAGTGATGTGTCCAGAAGTTAATTTGCATTGCAAgcttttccatcattttctcagcttctctgtcCCTTTGGGGCATGAAGAGGGAAGTACCCATCAGCGGTTCCCCAAAGGTACCTGCCACACCAATCATTAAGGCAAAGCCTGCGCGCTTAAACTATTCCCCTAGaaaaaggatggggaaggagaaCAATAGAAAggaggctgggttttttttactttttcgGTGCTAAaaagttttctctccttttcttttattcttttactgaAGGGGAATTACAAATCCTATTAGGatgtgctctgctttttttccagtgtataTCTCCAGGGCTGGTGGAAACGggatttgcttttaaacttcATGATAATGACCCTGAGAGAGCCGCTGCAACCTATGAGAGCATTCGGGTAGGACAtggagaaatggaaacagaGGGAAGTGGCTCTGATTATAGTTTAACAGTCTCTCTCCTGGCTGATAGCACAAGGAACTAGTTCTGCAGAGTGCCCAGTGCTTGCCAGGATGTAATCAGCATCCCCAAAGTCTCAGCGCTCAAACCTCAGATTTTGCACTGATATTTACACACTATGtagattttctttcaggttCAGTTTCCCACTCCCTATATTTTCCTGTTACTTTGATGTTCCTGTAAATAAATATCAGTCAGCTTTGACATTTGGCAGGCTATGACTTCTTTATTGAAGAGAAGATATAATAAGCAAACATGCCTACACAAGAAGAAATGTGAGAGCGTGTTGCCTTGCAGGTGGCTAGCATGGGATTTCTTGTGCTTCTCTGGAACTTTTTGATAAGGATGGCAATGCTTAACCTGGCAGAATTCCTGTGCCAGTAGTAAGATTATTCACAGCAAATGGAGAATTATCAGCACCAGACACGTCCTTTGTTAAATTTTCaatggattctttttttcctgcttgcttgCATCTTTTTGACATGCCCCAGTGACACTGTCGAAACTCATTATTGATGGTTAGGACAGGAGTGATCTTGTGGTTAACTTTCTGAGGTGCCCTTTGACTGAGAAtctctttcctgtctttccaGTGTCTCAAAGCTGAAGATATGGCTAACGCTGTCATATATGTCCTCAGTGCCCCACCTCATGTACAGGTAGGCTGTGGTTGCATTGGAGGACTCTGCTGTGGGTGGCTGAAGGCGGAGAGGGTAACTGCTGCCCTGACATTTGCTGATCAGCGTTGCGGGCGCTGTATCAGGTGCGTGCTTAGCAGGGCCTGGGCTGGGGATTAGCAGTGATCACGTTTGTTTACACTTCCCTTATggcagtgtcgtggtttaaccccagccagcagctaagcaccatgcagccgctccctcgcatcccccccagccctgctcccagtggaatggggaggagaatcgggaaagaaggtaaaactcgtgggttgagataagaacggtttaataactaaagtaaaatataatactaacaataataataatgaaatataataatagtaatgaaaaggaatataacaaaaaaagaaggggaataaaaaaggggaaaaacaagaaaaaaaaaaaccagtgatgcacaatgcagttgctcaccacccactgaccgatgcctgagcagcgatccgcccctcccggccaactccccccccgtttatatactgagcgtgatgttccatggtatggaatatccctttggctagttggggtcagctgccctggccgtgctccctcccagctccttgcacacccgcttgctggcagagcatgggaaactgaaaagtccttggcttaggataagcgctactgagcaacaactaaaacatcaggagtgttatcaacatcattctcacactaaatccaaaacacagcactgtaccagctactaagaagaaaattaactctatcccagccaaaaccaggacaggcagctATGGGATTGCGCTGCTCGGGCTGCTCACAGCCCTGCGGACCCAGCAAAGGCTGCTCTGACCCCAGAGAAGGACTGTGTGAGGCAGGGGGAACAGGAGGGATATGGgcatgttttgggtttttttgtttttttttttggatggtgCCATCTGAGTTTTGCTGACAGTCTTGCAGTTGGGTCAGGTTCTGCCAGTTGCCAAATGATGTGTTGGGCCTGATTCTGCCAAGTGCTGTGCACCTCCCCAAGGGTGGTGTGAGATGCTTGTGCTGCCAGAGGGACTTCCCTCCTGTGAAACAAGAAATAAGTGACCGGCTTTGAGCTGGGgccaggaggaggcaggagcagtgTCCAAGTTTAGTATATGCAACATAAAAGTTCCTGTTGCAAAAGCAAACTTTGGTCATGAGAGGTTTAGCAGCCCCTCACGTGAACTCTGCTCCTTTGGGGCAAGACGTGGACATCTTGACATTGGATCAGTAGTGATAGCTGGCCTTCTTGTCTTAAGAGGATAAAAAGTCCTGCCGGAGGCTGATCAAGCAGTGCTTCTGCTTGACCCTCCGTGAGCAGGACCAAACTAAAGACTTGAACCGTGAGAGTTTATAATCAGTGTCATCTTGCACTCTTTTCTGCGCGCGTTTGTGCTTGTATTCCTTTTGCTAAAGGCAGAGCAGTCACAttcacctttctttctttctgatatcTCAGTTAAGCAGGCTCGTTTCTAGTCACAGGAACTTTCTTCGTGTGCGGCTTGCCACTGTAATGGTGCAGCATGGAAGTGCCGGGTGCAGGATTTAAAATGGACTTCTGTGCTCCAGTAAAATCCTATGTTGGTCTCTTCTAGATTGGAGATATACAGATGAGGCCCACGGAGCAGATATCATAGCAAACGAAGAGGACTGTGAGCAGCACCATGTATCCACTCCACTTCGAACCCTCTGGCAATTTAGGGTTTCGTCGGCTGGCTAGCAACGTTTTAATCAAGTACCAAGGATCACGTTTgaagaattctttttctctccctctctctgagctggtgctggtgctgagccagtttaaaaagaaatagtagtGGGTCTCTTTCTCCCCCACTCCTTTCTGAAACTGCTTAAgagtaaaatgtatttgaaaataatgcagGGAAGTGGTTTGTGGAAGATTGTTGTCTCCAGGCTGgtttattcttccttttgctttcttttcaaggtTTGTTTGATCTTATTTGCCGATGCTGTGTCTGGACATAGGTGAAGTGGCACAAGATGTTTGCCAGCTTCAGTGTGCTTAGGGTTTGAGATTTTCAGTGGATGTCATACATGAATCCATCTAAtttttgggtttattttcatCAGATTGATTACTGATGGTAATGATGCATGTGatattttctacttcttttatACTCCACTGCCCTATACCCAGTGTACAATCTCACCCACCTCCCCAAACCCTCCTTTCCCGTTCACATGAATCATACCTGCCAAGTTTGAGGAAGTATAAATGTGTGTGCTtgctatttctctttctttctaggTAGGTAAATAGTTGGAGGAGAAGTACCTGTACTTGTGCAGGTTAGAATGATTATCTAAGTGGCATAGTTACAGTAAGAGTGAGttgtttggtatttttaataaaaactaaatgTGTGCTGTCTTGTGATCACCTCTATCCTTGGTATCATCTCCCAGCACTCTTGATGTTTTTGTATGTGATATTTGCATGCATTGACACTTTTCTGGAAATATTGATCGGTCTTAGAAAGATGTATGGTGCTGTTTAAATGCTGGTGCTGATGAGTTGGAAATGTTGAAAGTTTGTTTATATGCAGAGAGATAAACtcggagagagagagagagagtgaaatGAACCATGCCGAAGCTGtcc
Encoded here:
- the DHRS11 gene encoding dehydrogenase/reductase SDR family member 11 → MERWTGRVALVTGASVGIGAAVARALVQHGMKVVGCARSVDKIEKLAAECQSAGYLGTLIPYKCDLSNEEEILSMFSAIKTLHQGVDVCINNAGLARPEPLLSGKTEGWRTMIDVNVMAVSICTREAYQSMKERNIDDGHIININSMNGHSVVPQSVVHFYSATKYAVTALTEGLRQELREAKTHIRATCISPGLVETGFAFKLHDNDPERAAATYESIRCLKAEDMANAVIYVLSAPPHVQIGDIQMRPTEQIS